A genome region from Setaria italica strain Yugu1 chromosome III, Setaria_italica_v2.0, whole genome shotgun sequence includes the following:
- the LOC101766336 gene encoding uncharacterized protein LOC101766336, whose product MEAKKKSAASAAAAAGAGAAPPPANGYFSAVFSSSPAGNAKDAKQTDLYAMLNKQSSRGQNGSSITDSKSHGRTTYKDGKHAYPNESSESPYFGSSVHYGGREFYSSSQQKQPANEPPRNYKEDNPDGSATRGDWWQGSLYY is encoded by the exons ATGGAGGCCAAGAAGAAGTCggccgcttccgccgccgccgctgccggagccggagccgcgccgccgccggctaaCGGGTACTTCAGCGCCGTCTTCTCCTCGTCTCCTGCG GGGAACGCAAAAGACGCAAAGCAGACGGACTTGTACGCGATGCTGAACAAGCAGAGTTCTAGAGGGCAGAATGGCAGTAGCATCACAG ATAGCAAATCTCATGGCCGCACTACATACAAGGATGGAAAACATGCCTATCCAAATGAGTCATCAGAATCCCCTTATTTTGGCTCATCCGTGCATTACGGTGGTCGGGAGTTCTACAGTAGCTCTCAACAGAAGCAACCTGCCAATGAACCACCAAGAAAT TATAAAGAGGACAATCCAGATGGCTCTGCTACTAGAGGCGATTGGTGGCAAG GTTCACTTTATTACTGA
- the LOC101766749 gene encoding rop guanine nucleotide exchange factor 7 — protein MARGGGAGEEEEGRAASEEALTADSADEEGRRGSSSSASSEAASSVSYTYTPPDDWQKVAIKTCVSAEVVVAAPGGKDEKPPQRSGDAAADKHSRASEMEMMKERFSKLLLGEDMSGSGKGVCTALAISNAITNLCATIFGQLWRLEPLLPEKKAMWRREMDWLLCVSDHIVELVPTWQTFPDGTRLEIMTSRPRSDLYINLPALRKLDNMLLEILEGFRDAEFWYVDQGICAPDCDGSASFRRTFHRRDDKWWLPVPRVPHGGLCEATRRQVEHRRDCANQILKAAMAINSNALAEMDVPDSYLDSLPKNGRATLGDVIYRYITSDQFSPDCLLDCLDLSSEYQALEIANRVEASVYVWRRRGGAAGKPASRAGTKLSWGIVKDMIMDTEKRDLLAERAEGLLISLKQRFPGLTQTSLDMSKIQYNKDVGKSILESYSRVLESLASNIIARIDDLLNVDELSKQSDHLPAGGADGKIVCKNSSSKATTVVPASGTPYATAYATPSFSPAQLSSPSKIGRALLVDRRSYHSKGPGAKRATMPKADHAGVEVVKGMLLGSAVFDIPTTAVAAEL, from the exons ATGGCGAGAGGTGGCGgagcgggagaggaggaggaggggagggcggCGAGCGAGGAGGCGCTGACGGCGGACTCGGCGGACGAGGAGGGCCGTCGCGGGAGCAGCTCCAGCGCCAGCTCCGAGGCCGCCTCCAGCGTGTCATACACCTACACCCCGCCCGACGACTGGCAGAAGGTGGCCATCAAGACCTGCGTGTCGGCCGAagtcgtcgtcgccgcgccCGGCGGCAAGGACGAGAAGCCGCCGCAGCGCAGCGGGGACGCCGCGGCCGACAAGCACAGCAGGGCCTCGG AgatggagatgatgaaggaGAGGTTCTCGAAGCTACTGCTGGGCGAGGACATGTCCGGCAGCGGCAAGGGCGTCTGCACCGCGCTCGCCATCTCCAACGCCATCACCAACCTCTGCG CGACGATATTCGGGCAGCTCTGGAGGCTGGAGCCGCTGCTGCCGGAGAAGAAGGCCATGTGGCGGCGGGAGATGGACTGGCTGCTCTGCGTCAGCGACCACATCGTCGAGCTCGTGCCCACATGGCAGACGTTCCCGGACGGGACTAGGCTGGAG ATCATGACAAGCAGGCCACGGTCTGATCTGTACATCAACCTGCCAGCGCTCCGGAAGCTAGACAACATGCTCCTC GAAATCCTGGAGGGATTCAGGGACGCCGAATTCTGGTACGTGGACCAGGGCATCTGCGCGCCGGACTGCGACGGCTCCGCGTCGTTCAGGAGGACGTTCCACCGCCGCGACGACAAGTGGTGGCTCCCGGTGCCCCGCGTGCCCCACGGCGGCCTCTGCGAGGCCACGCGGCGGCAGGTCGAGCATCGCCGCGACTGCGCCAACCAGATCCTCAAGGCCGCCATGGCCATCAACAGCAACGCCTTGGCCGAGATGGACGTGCCCGACTCCTACCTCGACTCCCTGCCAAAG AACGGGCGCGCGACGCTGGGCGACGTCATCTACCGGTACATCACCTCGGACCAGTTCTCCCCGGACTGCCTCCTCGACTGCCTCGACCTGTCGTCGGAGTACCAGGCGCTGGAGATCGCCAACCGCGTCGAGGCCTCTGTCTACGTGTGGCGCCGGAGGGGCGGCGCTGCCGGGaagccggcgagccgcgccggtACCAAGTTGTCGTGGGGCATCGTCAAGGACATGATCATGGACACGGAGAAGCGGGACCTGCTCGCTGAGCGCGCCGAGGGCCTCCTGATATCCCTGAAGCAGAGGTTCCCCGGGCTCACGCAGACGAGCCTGGACATGAGCAAGATCCAGTACAACAAG GACGTGGGGAAATCGATTCTTGAGAGCTACTCGAGGGTTCTGGAGAGCCTGGCCTCCAACATCATCGCACGGATCGACGACCTGCTCAACGTCGACGAGCTGAGCAAGCAATCAGACCACCTCCCCGCTGGCGGCGCGGACGGGAAGATCGTCTGcaagaacagcagcagcaaggccaCCACGGTGGTGCCCGCCTCGGGCACGCCGTACGCGACGGCGTACGCCACGCCGAGCTTCTCACCGGCGCAGCTGTCCAGCCCGTCCAAGATCGGCAGGGCCCTGCTGGTCGACCGCCGGTCATACCACAGTAAGGGGCCCGGAGCCAAGAGAGCAACGATGCCCAAGGCTGACCACGCCGGCGTGGAGGTGGTCAAGGGGATGTTGCTCGGCAGCGCCGTGTTCGACATCCCGACGACGGCTGTTGCAGCAGAGCTGTGA
- the LOC101767162 gene encoding DNA replication complex GINS protein PSF1, whose protein sequence is MYGRRASQLLKEIDSSEAGQLAPFNSDVFDQVIRECNEHNSQFQSLIRKMVEQNLDIETTRNEDHYGAAIHHLSLLRNKRCLMAYMYNRAEVIQSFRWKVGPVLPHDIQEKLHFSEKEYFKNHSAAIKSYISEMDIDLTVDMVPPKDPYIQVRVLEDIGEVSLGDHSVSLTKNSLHFLRRTDAEQFISQGLMEEFLE, encoded by the exons atgtaCGGGAGGCGCGCGTCGCAGCTGCTGAAGGAGATCGACTCCTCTGAGGCTGGCCAGCTAGCACCGTTCAAC AGTGACGTGTTTGATCAGGTCATTAGAGAGTGCAATGAGCACAATTCACAGTTTCAATCATTGATCAG GAAGATGGTGGAGCAAAACTTAGACATCGAGACAACTAGAAATGAGGACCACTATGGTGCAGCTATCCACCATCTTTCCCTGCTCCGTAACAAAAGATGCCTCATGGCCTACAT GTACAACCGAGCAGAAGTTATTCAGAGTTTTAGATGGAAAGTCGGCCCTGTGCTTCCTCATGATATTCAAGAAAAGCTCCATTTCTCAGAGAAAGAGTACTTCAAGAACCACTCTGCAGCCATTAAGTCATACATCTCAGAGATGGATATAGATTTGACAGTG GACATGGTCCCTCCCAAGGATCCTTACATTCAGGTTCGGGTGCTGGAGGACATTGGCGAAGTATCTCTTGGCGACCATTCTGTATCATTGACCAAGAACTCACTCCATTTCCTAAGGCGCACAGATGCTGAACAATTTATATCACAG GGTCTTATGGAAGAATTTCTGGAGTAG